The genomic stretch TATGAGCCCATCAATTTCTAACGGGACGGGTGACGCGTCATGCCACTAGACCATAGGCCCTTATCGGAGTGGGCAGAATTGAACTGCCGCTACGGAGTCCCGAACCCCGCGTACTGCCACTATACTACACTCCGTTATATTATTTTACGTAATACTTTCCTTTTATTTCTCCCACGGCCTCTTCTTCAACTGTTATGCTTTTTTTCTTGGCTTCTTTGCCTAATTTTTCCAGTTCTTTATCGGTTAAAATTGCTAATTTCTTGGCTTTTTTATCCAGATATTCCGCGGTGTTCAATTTCGGATCATCTAAAACATCTTCCAATAGAATATTCAGAATATTGCCTATTTTAGGGCCAGGCTCAAGGCCGGTTATTTTCATCAGCTGATTGCCGTTTATTTTAAGCATTTTGACGGAAATGGGATCGCGAAGCACTTGCTCAACCATTGCTTGATATTTTCTAAGGCGAAATGGCTGTTCTTTTGGCCGACCCATCCCCATCCTGTCGCAAAAACGCACTTTTATCAAATCCCAAATGTTCTCCGGCCCGACATTTCTCACCAATCGGCGCACCGCGGAAAGGGTAATCACTTCGGTATCTGAAAAAAATAAATGATAACGGACCAGCTTAAAAACTTTTTCCGTAAATTTCTTGGAAAATTTAAGGCGGGAAAGGATTTCTTTCGCCATTCTTCCTCCGATCACGTCATGGCTGTAAAAAGTGGATTCCGGGCCTTCGCCGCGTTTAGCGCGAGGTTTTCCGACATCATGCAAAAGCGCGGCCATTCTGATTTCTAAATTATATTTATTTTTCACCGCGTGCTCCAATGAACGCAAATTATGCTCCCAAACCTTGAAAACATGCTCTTTGTTTTGCGTTATACCCCAACCTTCTTCAAGTTCCGGTAAAACGCGCTTAAGAATGCCGGTTTTCCGCATCAGTTCCAACCCTTTTTGCGGCCGGTCAGACATAATTATTTTAATCAACTCGTCTTTAACGCGCTCTTTGGCGATAATATCCAATAACAAGGATTTTTCTTTGATCGCCTGATTGGTTTTTTCTTCAATTTCAAAATCAAGTTCCGTAGCCAAGCGCACGGCCCGCATCATCCGCAAAGCATCTTCTTCAAAACGCTCCGTTGGCTCGCCCACGGCCCGAATAACGCCTTTTTTTAAATCTTTTTGCCCGCCAAAAAGATCAATCAGTTCGTTGGACTCTAAATCCAAAGCCATCGCGTTTACGGTAAAATCGCGGCGGCTCAAATCATCTTCCAGTTTTTTGGTAAATCTTACTTCGTCGGGATGGCGCTTGTCGGAATATTTTGATTCTAAACGGTACGGCGTGATTTCCACGACTTTTAACGCTTCATCTTCGCTGTCAGTTACCACGCTTACCGTGCCAAACTGGTTTTCATAAAAACTTTTTTCATAAAGTTTTTCAATTTCTTCCGGCCGGGCATTGGTGGTAATATCCCAATCCTTAGGTCTGCCAGCTGGCGAATTATTCAATAAAAGATCGCGCACGCAGCCGCCGACCAAATAAGCTTCATAGCCCGCGTTTCTTAACGCGCCATAAATCTCTTTTATTTCTTTGGGAATTTTGTATTTCATTATTTACTAAAATATAATATACTATTTTTAACTTATAAGCTAAATTAGGTGTAATAATTACTCTTATGGTGAAACTTGCCCCGTTAGATATGTTCCCCTCGTAGCTTAATGGATAAAGCGCTGGTCTTCGGAACCAGCAATGCGGGTTCGATTCCTGCCGAGGGGATAATATCTAACAGGGTGAAGACACCACATTCTCCCCGTAGTTTAATGGATAGAACATAGGTTTCCGGAACCTAAAATGGGGGTTCGATTCCTCCCGGGGGGACACTTTAGAAAAAGGCAAGCCAGAGGAAGCCGCCGAGCGAAGCGAGGCGGCCATTCCATATTCAATTTTGGGGGTAAAAACGAATTGGCGGTTTCGCAAAATATGGTTCGCGCCGATGTTTTTCAGAAATGTTGTCATTTTGGGAAAATCATTTTCGGAAAGCAGTTTTTCGGCTTGATTCAAGGATAAAACAAATTCACGAGCCGGTTCGAGCCACGACAAATCAATTTCTCATGAAACTATTTATCAATATATCTACAGTCTGGCGCATCGAAACGGCTGGGGCGAAATGAAGCCTTACTATCATGACCTGCGGCCTTACCTTAAACGGCGTCATAAACGTCGGGGACAAAAAGGAATGCGCTCGGTTCAAAGAATCTTCAGGCCAAAAGGTCCGTCAATTGATGACAGACCAAAGGAAATTGAAACTCGCCTAACCATCGGTCACTGGGAGGGCGACTCGATGGTTTCAAGGCAAAGTTCTGTTGGTTTGAATACTATGGTAGAAAGAAAAACCGGCCTGGTGTTGATTAGCCGTATTCAAAATGGGACTGCCAGCGAAACAAAGCGAACCGTCATTAGCCGATTGAATCAATTGCCAAATGAAAGCCGTCTGACTCTCACTGTCGACAATGGCAGTGAAAACGCTGAGTATCAAGCAATCTCAGAAGTCCTCCGAATTTCTTGCTATTTTGCCCACCCTTACCATTCTTGGGAACGAGGCACGAACGAAAACACCAACGGTCTCATTAGATGGTACTTTCCAAAAGGCACGGACTTTGCGACAATATCCGATGAAGCTATTCAGACAGTTGAGAACGCTCTTAACAATCGTCCGAGAAAGCGTTTAGGTTGGAGAACCCCATTAGAAGTTTTTAACGAGAGTGTTGCACTTCAAGGTTGGATGTACCGCTATTTGACTTGACAAATCAAGACATATGTACTATATTTAACCATTATTAAGAATGGTCTTAATAACCCCTGCCGCGGGAGATTTGTGCGGCGAAAGTTCTTTTCCACAATCTGATAAAAGGAGGCACGCCATGAATGCAAGATTTTTGCTTAGATTCAACCACCTTGTTAATTTAAGGGAGCAGTTCGCCTTCATTAAGGAGAAAGGGTATAAATACCTGACTCTCACGGTAACAAGAAATGGGTGTAGTTGGCGATATATCAAAGATGATGCTGAGCTCAAAAAGGCCTTACTCAATGCAGACGCAGAAGATGCTAAGCCCGACAATAACCCCTTTAAAGAGCGTCTTGTCGCGCTCTTCAGTGCTGATGAGGAGATCATCATTCTTTGAAGTTTGAAGATGGATTGAGTCTAATCCATCTGACAGGAGTGCGGTCCCCATCACGAGCCCCTTGTGGAATTCACTTCCACTCGGGGCTCTCGTTTTTTCTAAATCATTGTCATTTTCATAAAAATCCTTTATTCTTTAGGTATTCGCTTCGCAAATTCTGAATTAGTTGTCGCCAAAGCAGTAAATTTTCCAATCATTTTTCATTGGAAAATTTACTGAAATGATTTATACTCAAATCATTCAAAAACTTGAAATTGTCAGCGATGCGGCTCCGCCGGCCTTTCCGTCCGCCAGCTGACGGATTCGCGGGGAGCTTTCCTCGCCCCGCCACGGCGAGATAAAAATGGTTCGCACTATTTCAAGAATACTGAACACGTTAAAAACAAAAGGGCTCCATATTTTATGGAGCCCTTGCCTGTCTGGAGGTTTACATTTATAAATTATAAAAATGGTTTTCTCTTAGAAGCCTCAAAAGATTTTCTTTGTTCTTTTTTCTTTGATTATCATGATTATATTCACTACAATGACTGTTTTTCTTGTTTTTAATTTGATTTCTCTTTTTTCTTTTCCCATAACGATGTCTGACCACCCTCTTTATCACCTCCTATTTTTTTAATTTAAAAAACTAACGCCAAATAATATATATCATATATTTTATTAAATGTAAATCCCCAGAAAAAATTTATGAAAATTTCTCTTCTTGCCAAAGACGGCGTAAAAATAATGGCCAATCTTGCGGAAGTTGAAAAACCGGCCGGCTGGCTGATTTTAATCCATATGATGCCGGCTACGAAAGAATCATGGCAAGATTTCGCGGAAAAAGCGCGGGATAAAAAATACGAAAGCGTCGCCATTGACTTGCGGGGACACGGCGAATCCGGCAACGGGCCGGATGGGTTTCTTTATTTTACCGACGAAGAACACCGGAAAAGCGTTTTTGACATTCAAGCCGCGGCTGATTATTTAATAAATTCGCGCGGCGCGGCTTTGGCTAAAATTTTTTTTATCGGCGCGTCCATCGGCGCAAATCTGTCGCTGAAATATCTCGCGGAAAATCAAAAATTTCCGGCCGCGATCCTGCTTTCCGCCGGTTTAAATTACCGGGGAATTAAAACCGAACCGCTGGTTAAAAATCTTCAAGCCGGCCAAAAAGTTTTTTTCGCCAGCGCGAAAGACGATCGCGCCGGCGGCAATAACGCCGAAATGAACCGAAAATTATACGATTTAACGCCGGCCAAGGTTGAGAAACAAATTAAAATTTTTGAAACCGGCGGCCACGGCACTGATCTTTTAAAAGATAATCCAAAACTGGAAAATTTAATTTTTGAATTCTTAAAAACCGCCAAAAAATAAGCTTTGCATATCGCTTTTTTTCATCTGGCAATTTTTGAAAAATCAAACGCCGCTTCGTTTTTTCAAAAATTGCCATTATCTCTTTCTCCTTTTCCCGTGAAAAGCGGAATGAACCTCGCGGAGCTGTTTGTCGGTAACATGGGTGTAAATTTGAGTGGTGGTGATATTAGCATGGCCTAAGAGCGCCTGCACCGAACGCAAATCCGCGCCATTAGCCAATAAATCAGTGGCAAAAACGTGCCGTAAAATATGAGGGGTGACTTTTCGGGAAATTCCGGCCTTAATGGCGTAATGTTGGACTAAACGTTCGATTGAGCGGGAAGTAAGGCGGGATTGTTCGGAAAGAGCGTTTTTTTTCCCGCGAAAATTTATAAAAAGCGCTTCTTCAAGATCGCCGCGCTTTTCCAAATAATTTTTAAGCGCCTGCCGCGCCCGGCCGGACAAAAACACCACCCGCACTTTTTCGCCTTTGCCGCGCACGGAAAACTCTCCTTTTTCCAAAGAAATGGAATCTTGGTTTAACTCGCAAAGCTCGGAAACCCGCAAACCCGTGGAAAACAAAAGCTCTAAAATCGCCTTATCCCGCAATCCTTTGGCTGAATCAATGGCCGGCGCTTCCAATAAACGTTCCAGTTCGTTTTCGTCAATCAAATCCAGCTCGCGGCCGCCGGTTTTCGCCAATTCAATCCGTTCAGCCGGCAATGCTTCAATTCCACGCTTGATTAAATATTTTAAAAAAGCGCGCAAGCCGATTAAATAATAATTCTGCGTTTTTCTTTTTATCCCGTTAGAAGCCACGGACACAATCCTGCTTCTAACGGGATTTATTTCGTCTTCCGCGGCTTTTTGGCGGTTAAGCCAAAGGCGATAACGGCGCACTAAATCATCGCTGATTTCCCGCGGCTCTTTAATTTTTGAAAAATTCAAAAAACGTTTGAGATAACGGTCATAATTTTCCACGGTCTTTAAACTCCGGCCTTTTTCAATTTCCAGATATTCCAAAAATTCTTTATGCAGGGATTGAATGTCTTTTTTCATCTTTTTATTCTACCGCGCCTCTAAATGTCGCACAATTATCGCGCACTGACATTATTTAATCAGTTGCGCTAATAAAAAAAATGTGCTAATATCAAATTAATGTTAATGGTTAAAGAAAAACAAAAAATTGTTGATAAATTCAGGACGCATCAGAAAGATACCGGCTCTTCGGCCGTTCAAATCGCTATTTTAACCGAAGAAATAAAACGGCTGACCAGCCATCTGAAAACTCATCAAAAAGACAATCATTCCCGCCGCGGTTTATTAAAAATGGTGGCAAAACGAAAATCTCTTTTAGATTATTTGGCCAATGACAACCCAAAAAACTATCACACCGTGGTCAGAAAATTAGGGCTCAAGAAAAAATCAAAATGAGCGTCGCCCAGCATAAAAACCAGCGCGTCGCGATTTTTTTAGATGTTCAAAATCTCTATCATTCCGCGCGCAGCCGCTACAACGCGCGGGTTAATTTCAAAGAACTTTTGAAAAATGCCCTTGCCAACCGCCAGCTTATCCGGGCTTTTGCTTATGTCA from Candidatus Niyogibacteria bacterium encodes the following:
- a CDS encoding IS30 family transposase, with protein sequence MSHETIYQYIYSLAHRNGWGEMKPYYHDLRPYLKRRHKRRGQKGMRSVQRIFRPKGPSIDDRPKEIETRLTIGHWEGDSMVSRQSSVGLNTMVERKTGLVLISRIQNGTASETKRTVISRLNQLPNESRLTLTVDNGSENAEYQAISEVLRISCYFAHPYHSWERGTNENTNGLIRWYFPKGTDFATISDEAIQTVENALNNRPRKRLGWRTPLEVFNESVALQGWMYRYLT
- the rpsO gene encoding 30S ribosomal protein S15; translation: MLMVKEKQKIVDKFRTHQKDTGSSAVQIAILTEEIKRLTSHLKTHQKDNHSRRGLLKMVAKRKSLLDYLANDNPKNYHTVVRKLGLKKKSK
- a CDS encoding alpha/beta fold hydrolase; the encoded protein is MKISLLAKDGVKIMANLAEVEKPAGWLILIHMMPATKESWQDFAEKARDKKYESVAIDLRGHGESGNGPDGFLYFTDEEHRKSVFDIQAAADYLINSRGAALAKIFFIGASIGANLSLKYLAENQKFPAAILLSAGLNYRGIKTEPLVKNLQAGQKVFFASAKDDRAGGNNAEMNRKLYDLTPAKVEKQIKIFETGGHGTDLLKDNPKLENLIFEFLKTAKK
- a CDS encoding tyrosine-type recombinase/integrase; translation: MKKDIQSLHKEFLEYLEIEKGRSLKTVENYDRYLKRFLNFSKIKEPREISDDLVRRYRLWLNRQKAAEDEINPVRSRIVSVASNGIKRKTQNYYLIGLRAFLKYLIKRGIEALPAERIELAKTGGRELDLIDENELERLLEAPAIDSAKGLRDKAILELLFSTGLRVSELCELNQDSISLEKGEFSVRGKGEKVRVVFLSGRARQALKNYLEKRGDLEEALFINFRGKKNALSEQSRLTSRSIERLVQHYAIKAGISRKVTPHILRHVFATDLLANGADLRSVQALLGHANITTTQIYTHVTDKQLREVHSAFHGKRRKR
- a CDS encoding HD domain-containing protein translates to MKYKIPKEIKEIYGALRNAGYEAYLVGGCVRDLLLNNSPAGRPKDWDITTNARPEEIEKLYEKSFYENQFGTVSVVTDSEDEALKVVEITPYRLESKYSDKRHPDEVRFTKKLEDDLSRRDFTVNAMALDLESNELIDLFGGQKDLKKGVIRAVGEPTERFEEDALRMMRAVRLATELDFEIEEKTNQAIKEKSLLLDIIAKERVKDELIKIIMSDRPQKGLELMRKTGILKRVLPELEEGWGITQNKEHVFKVWEHNLRSLEHAVKNKYNLEIRMAALLHDVGKPRAKRGEGPESTFYSHDVIGGRMAKEILSRLKFSKKFTEKVFKLVRYHLFFSDTEVITLSAVRRLVRNVGPENIWDLIKVRFCDRMGMGRPKEQPFRLRKYQAMVEQVLRDPISVKMLKINGNQLMKITGLEPGPKIGNILNILLEDVLDDPKLNTAEYLDKKAKKLAILTDKELEKLGKEAKKKSITVEEEAVGEIKGKYYVK